Proteins from a single region of Macrotis lagotis isolate mMagLag1 chromosome 2, bilby.v1.9.chrom.fasta, whole genome shotgun sequence:
- the NUAK1 gene encoding NUAK family SNF1-like kinase 1 isoform X2 — protein sequence MEYASKGELYDYISERRRLTERETRHFFRQIISAVHYCHKNGVVHRDLKLENILLDDNCNIKIADFGLSNLYQKDKFLQTFCGSPLYASPEIVNGRPYRGPEVDSWALGVLLYTLVYGTMPFDGFDHKNLIRQISSGEYREPTQPSDARGLIRWMLMVNPERRATIEDIANHWWVNWGYKSSVCDCDALGDSESPLLARIIDWHHRSTGLQAEGETKGKCLAKPGASEGTLERQRSLKKSKKENDIAQSGQDSPVESPCKSSSKRPKSILKKRSNSEHRSHSAGFIEGVVSPTLPSGLKMEQELCRTGTPLTSPVETEGAGKLGPKSATMPKKGILKKTQQRESGYYSSPERSESSELLDSNDAPGGSNLPSPGVPDSVRGSPHNLSYRRKGILKHSSKYSASSTDSTLVSPGVPMLESMEERGAPGEGLSRSYSRPSSVISDDSILSSDSFDLLDLQENRPAQQRIRSCVSAENFLQIQDFEGLQNRPRPQYLKRYRNRLVDNSFSLLTDMDDVTQVYKKALEICNKLN from the exons ATGGAGTATGCCAGCAAAGGGGAACTGTATGACTACATCAGTGAGCGGCGGAGGCTAACCGAGAGGGAGACGAGACACTTCTTTCGGCAAATAATATCAGCAGTGCATTATTGCCATAAG AACGGTGTTGTCCATAGGGATCTGAAGCTGGAGAATATCCTGCTAGATGATAATTGTAATATTAAG ATTGCTGACTTTGGCCTCTCTAACCTCTATCAAAAGGATAAATTTCTTCAGACTTTTTGTGGGAGCCCCCTTTATGCTTCCCCAGAAATTGTCAATGGAAGACCATACCGAGGCCCTGAG GTGGACAGCTGGGCCCTAGGCGTATTGCTTTACACTCTGGTTTATGGGACAATGCCTTTTGATGGCTTCGATCACAAGAATCTCATCCGACAGATCAGCAGTGGTGAATACCGGGAGCCCACCCAACCTTCAG ATGCCCGAGGACTGATCAGGTGGATGCTGATGGTCAACCCTGAACGCCGTGCCACCATTGAGGACATTGCCAACCACTGGTGGGTCAACTGGGGCTACAAGAGTAGTGTTTGTGACTGTGATGCTCTGGGGGACTCAGAGTCCCCATTGCTGGCCCGGATCATTGATTGGCATCACCGCTCTACCGGCCTTCAAGCAGAGGGGGAGACCAAAGGAAAATGCTTGGCTAAACCTGGTGCCTCAGAAGGTACCTTGGAAAGACAGAGATCCCTGAAGAAGTCTAAGAAGGAGAATGATATCGCCCAATCTGGCCAAGACAGTCCAGTGGAAAGCCCATGCAAATCCAGTTCCAAGAGGCCCAAGAGCATCCTGAAAAAGAGAAGCAACAGTGAGCATCGATCTCACAGTGCTGGTTTCATTGAAGGGGTGGTCAGCCCCACTTTGCCCTCGGGCTTGAAAATGGAGCAGGAGCTATGTAGGACTGGGACACCCCTGACGAGTCCTGTGGAGACTGAGGGAGCGGGCAAACTTGGACCCAAGTCAGCAACAATGCCCAAAAAGGGCATCTTGAAGAAGACTCAACAGAGAGAATCCGGTTACTACTCTTCTCCAGAACGGAGCGAGTCATCTGAGTTGCTGGATAGTAATGATGCACCAGGAGGCAGCAACCTCCCCTCCCCAGGTGTCCCTGACTCAGTCCGGGGGAGCCCCCATAACCTCTCTTACCGGAGGAAGGGCATCTTGAAACACAGTAGCAAGTACTCTGCCAGTAGCACAGACTCTACGCTTGTCAGTCCTGGGGTGCCCATGCTGGAATCCATGGAGGAGCGGGGTGCGCCTGGGGAAGGGCTCTCTCGGAGTTACAGCCGCCCTTCTAGTGTGATCAGCGATGATAGTATCCTGTCCAGTGACTCCTTTGACCTTCTTGACCTACAGGAGAACCGACCTGCCCAGCAGCGGATCCGGAGCTGTGTCTCTGCCGAAAACTTCCTCCAGATCCAGGATTTTGAGGGACTTCAGAACCGGCCAAGGCCTCAGTACCTGAAAAGGTATCGAAACCGGCTGGTGGACAACAGTTTCTCCCTGCTCACAGACATGGACGATGTGACTCAGGTGTATAAGAAAGCCCTAGAAATCTGCAACAAACTGAATTAG